A stretch of DNA from Candidatus Pseudomonas phytovorans:
AGTGATGGGCCGGGTAGGAGAAGAATTCTGCTTTTCGGCCCCTTCGACGCGGCTTGAGAACCGTGCCGGTGATGCTTTTCGAAGGGCCATTGACCTGGCCACTTCACTGAAGACTTACACGGTTTTCGAAGGCATCGAAGTACCGGTTAGATGCTGGAAGATTGGCCCGCCAACACGGAGGCCAAGGCATATGAAGCGTTTGCTTGATACGCTGAGCCGCGTTTGGACGCTCATCCGGATCTTGGTTGTGCTCAAGACCGTTCGGGATTTCATGCGCGACCACTTCGATGATGCCCGCTAAGGGCTAGTCAGGTGGTTGGGCTGCCCTGGTTTCCGGGGCAGCTTTTAGCAACCTTCAGCCTCGCCGGTCAGCCACCACGCCAATAATCACCAGCACCACCAACAACACCGGCGCCAGCGCGTAGTTGTTGAACTGGCTCAGCCCCTTCACCACCCACGGCGTGGCATAGATCAGCGCCGCACCGCTGCCGATCATCAACATCAGGGCCATGAACGGCACGCGCAGGGCGCCCGCCAGGCTGCCCAGGCGTTGTTCGGCCCAGCCTTTGACATCGCTGCCAAACAGCACCAGCAGGCAGCCTACCAGGGCCAGCGAAATCTCCGACAGGTTGCCACGGCTCCAGCGGGAAACCGTCGCAAGCAGATCAAGTACCAGATCCATGGGTCATCCTTAGGTCAAGAAATACTGCAGCAGGTCATTGAGGAACAGCTGGCCTCTTGGCGTGGCCATCAGTCGATCCGGTTCGACCTGCAGAAGGCCTTTTTGTTCGGCAGCCCGGCGCGCTTCACGCAGTTGCTCCAGCGGCAGTCCGGTGCGCTGGGTGAACAGCTCGGCTTCCACGCCATCGGTCAGGCGCAGGGCGTTCATCAGGAATTCAAACGGCAGTTCGTCCACGGGCAGCAGTTTCTCGCCGGCCTTGAACGGCTTGGCCAGGTTCAGGTAGTCCTTGGGCAGCCGGGTTTTCCAGGTACGCAGGATGCGCCCGTCGGCGAAGGTCAGCTTGCCATGGGCGCCGGCCCCAATGCCGATGAAATCGCCAAAGCGCCAGTAGTTGAGGTTGTGTCGGGCCGCGCGGTCCGCCTGGGCATAGGCCGAGACTTCGTACTGGCGGAACCCTTGCTCGGCCATCAGTGCCTGGCCGGCCTCCTGGATGTCCCAGAGGATGTCGTCCTCCGGAAGCTCCGGTGGCTGGTTCCAGAACACCGTGTTCGGTTCCACGGTCAGCTGGTACCACGACAAGTGGGTCGGCCCCAGGTCAATGGCCTGGCGCAGGTCGCCCAGCGCGTCATCCAGCGACTGGTCGGGCAGGCCATGCATCAGGTCCATGTTGAAGTTGTCGAAGCCGGCGGCCCGGGCCATGCCCGCCGCGCGGACCGCTTCGTCGCCATTGTGGATGCGCCCCAGCGCCTCCAGTTTGGCGGCCTGGAAGCTCTGTACGCCGATGGACAGGCGGTTGATGCCGGTTTGCCGGTAGGCCTTGAACTTGTCCTGCTCGAACGTGCCCGGGTTGGCTTCCAGGGTGATTTCGATGTCTGGCGCGAACGGGATTCGTTGTTCCACGCCGCGCAACAGCCGGCCCAGGGCGTTGGCACTGAACAGGCTTGGCGTACCGCCACCAAAGAAGATCGAGCTGATCGGGCGGCCCTGTACGGCGGCCTGCTCCTGATCGAGGTCGTCCAGCAGCGCGGTGACGTAGGCGTCTTCTGGCAGTTCAGGCCCGGCAGCGTGGGAGTTGAAGTCGCAGTAAGGGCACTTGCGTACGCACCACGGAATGTGGATGTACAGCGCCAGCGGCGGCAGGCTGGTAAAGCCAACGGCGCCGGGGGTGGACAGCGTTGCGATCATGCCAGGCCCAGACGTTGGCGCAGCAGGGCCATGGCACGGGCGCGGTGGCTGAGCTGGTTTTTATCCACAGGGGCCAGGTCGGCGCTGGAGCAGTTGCGCTCCGGCACCCAGAACAGCGGGTCGTAGCCAAAGCCGTGCTCGCCGCTGGCCTCGAACAGGATGCTGCCGTGCCACAGGCCTTCGCACAGGATCGGCAGCGGGTCGTCGGCATGGCGTACCAGCGCCAGGACGCAGACGAACTGCGCGCCACGCTCGGCTTCAGGTACGTCTTTCAGGGCTTCGAGCAGCTTGGCGTTGTTCGCCGCGTCACCCTTGCCGTCGGCATAACGCGCCGAGTAGATACCTGGCGCGCCGCCGAGGAAGTCCACCGCCAGGCCGGAATCGTCGGCCAGCGCCGGCAGGCCGGAAATACGCGCAGCGTTGCGCGCCTTGAGGATGGCGTTCTCGACGAACGACAGGCCGGTTTCTTCCGGCTCGACCTGGCTGAACTCGCCGATCGAGCGCAGTTGCACGGACTGGCCGAGCATGGCCTGGAGTTCCTTGAGTTTGCCGGCGTTATGGCTGGCCAATACGAGTTGCTGGAAATTCATCATTCGCCTGGATACACGTCCTGGTTGAAGCTGAGGGAGTTGCTGACGCCACCGGTTTCGATGTTCAGGTCGAAGGTGACGGTTTCTGGCTGTTCGATCTTGAACTGGGCGATGTAATACACCGCGCCCTGTTCGGTAATCTGCTTGAACGACAGCGGGCTGCTGCGCCCGGTCAGGTCCTTGACCGTGCCGCTGACCAACGCCGGGGTGGGTTTGTCGGCCTTGAGCACGGCAACGTTGAGCACGCCCTGGTTCTTGCTGCGTACCAGGCCGGTGGCTGCGGCCACTTCGGGTGTGAGCATGCTCGAAGTGAATGCGCTGTAATGCACCGTCACGTCGCCAAACACCTCCTTGCGCTCGGGTCGGGCGGCATCGGCAGCCAGTACCGGCAATGCCAGGCACAGGCTGATCAGGAACAGGGCTAGGCGACGCATGGGGCAATTCCTCCGGTGGGCGTCAGACGGCGAGCTGGTGCTCTTGCAGGCCCGGGCTGCTGACGCGGTAGATGCCGATCTCACCTAGAAGATTAGGCCATAGCCGGCCACCCCACCCATTACGGTGCAGGTTGTCGACGGCAAGGCGGTCGAGCACCTTGGCCCTGCGTTCGTGCACCAGTTCTTCGAAGTCGGCGAAGGTGCAGAAGTGGATGTTCGGCGTGTTGTACCAGGTGTACGGCATGAAGTCCGAGACTGGCATGCGGCCTTTGGTCGCCAGGTACCAGCGGCAGCGCCAGTGGCCGAAGTTGGGGAAGGTAATGATGCACTGGCGGCCCACGCGCAGCATCTCGTCAAGGATGCGGTCGGGGTACTCCACGGCCTGCAAGGCCTGGGTCATGATCACTACGTCGAAACTGTTGCTGGCGAAGTTGCCCAGGCCTTTGTCCAGGTCCTGCTCGATGACGTTGACGCCCTTGGCCACGCACGCGGCGATGTTGTCGGCGTCGATCTCCAGGCCATAGCCGGTGACCTGCTTGCGGTCACGCAGCGAGGCCAGCAGTTCGCCGCTGCCGCAGCCCAGGTCGAGTACCCGGCTGCCGGCGGGGATCCAGTCGTGGATGATTTCCAGATCGGCTCTCATGCTGTCCTCAGATGGCAATGCGGTTCATGTAGTTCGAGAAACCCTGCATGTAGCGAGGCGTGGGGATCAGGAAGGCATCGTGCCCGTGAGGCGAATCGATTTCCAGGTAGCAGACGTTCTTGCGCGCCGCCATCAGGGCGTCGACGATCTCGCGCGAACGCGCTGGCGAGAAACGCCAGTCGGTGGTGAACGACATGATGCAGTAATCCGCCGTGACCTGGGCCAGGGTGGCGGCCAGGTCGCCGCCTTGGGCGGCGGCCGGGTCGAAGTAGTCCAGCGCCTTGGTCATCAGCAGGTAGGTGTTGGCGTCGAAACGGCCGGAGAACTCCTCGCCCTGGTAGCGCAGGTAGCTTTCGACCTGGAACTCGACGCTGTGGAAGTCGTAGTTGAGCTTGTCGCTTTTCAGCTCACGGCCGAATTTTTCACCCATCGAGTCGTCGGACAGGTAGGTGATGTGGCCGACCATGCGCGCCAGCATCAGGCCGCGCTTGGGAATGACGCCCTGGTCCTGGAACGAGCCACCGTGGAATTCGGGGTCGGTGAGGATGGCCTGGCGTGCTACTTCGTTGAAGGCGATGTTCTGTGCCGACAGCTTGGGTGCTGAAGCGATGTCGACGCAGTGTCGTACGCGATCGGGGTAGGTCATGGTCCATTGCAGTGCCTGCATGCCGCCCAGGCTTCCGCCGACTATGGCCGCCCACTGCTGGATACCCATGCTGTCGGCCAGTCGCGCCTGGCTGTGCACCCAGTCCTCTACGGTCAGCACCGGGAAGTCGGCGCCATAAGGTTTGCCGGTGGCCGGGTTGACGCTGCTGGGGCCGGTGCTGCCGTTGCAGCCGCCGAGGTTGTTCAGGCTGACGACGAAGAAGCGGTTGGTGTCGATTGGCTTGCCTGGGCCGATGCAGCTGTCCCACCAGCCCGGCTTGCGGTCGGTGGCGGCATGGTAGCCGGCAGCATGGTGGTGGCCAGACAGGGCATGGCAGATCAGCACGGCGTTGCTTGCGCTGGCGTTCAGGGTGCCATAGGTCTCGTAGACCAGCTCGTAACTGGCCAGGGAGCGGCCGCAGGCCAGTGCCAGCGGTTCATCGAACCGGGCGGTTTGCGGTACTACCAGACCGACGGAATCTTCGGGAAAGACAGTGGACATCGACCCTGCTCACGCTTGACGGAGGCGTAAGTCTAAAGAGCGCTACCCCCAGCGGCAAGCAAAGGCTTGCGACTGGGGGTAAGCGGGGCCTGGTGAGGCTCAGATCATCCGGAACAGCTCTTGCGGCATACCGGCGTAGGCGGCCAGCGGTGGCATCACGAACGACTGGATCACCTGGATCGCCAGGAAGGCGAAGATCGGCGAAATGTCCATGCCGCCCAGGTTGGGCACGATGCGGCGAAACGGTGCCAGCACCGGCTCGCTGATCTGGTAGGCCAGCTCGGCCGCTGGGTTGTGGCTGTTGGGTGCAACCCAGGAAACGATCACCATGACGATCATTGCCACCCAGAAAATCTTCAGGAACAGCGAAGTGATGCCAATGATTGCCCACATCAGCAGGTGCAGGACGTCGCCGAAGGTACCGTAGGTGACCATCAGCACGAAGCCCATCAGCAGCGCCTGGATCAGTACCGCCAGCAGCAGTGATGAAGTGTCCAGCCCACCGACGCTAGGTATCACCCGGCGGATCGGTTTGAGCAGGGGCTGAGTGGCACGCACGGCGAACTGGCACAGCGGGTTGTAGAAGTTGGCCTTGACCAGCTGCAGGACGAAGCGCAGCAGGACGATCACCAGGTACAGGCTGACGAGGGTTTGCACCACGAAGATCGCGGCACCGGACAGTGCATTCATCTAAAACTCCTTATTTGCCCAGTTGTTCGGCCAGCTCGGCCGAGCGCGTGGCTGCAGCCTGCAGCGCCTGCTCGACGATGGCTTCGAAGCCACTGGCCTGGAACGATTTGATTGCCGCTTCGGTGGTGCCGGCGGGCGAGGTGACACGGCGGCGCAGTTCGGCGGCATCGACATCGCTGGCAACCGCCATGCGGGCAGCGCCAAGTGCTGTTTGCATGGTCAGCTGCGAAGCGGTTTCACGGGGCAGGCCGAGTTTTTCGCCAGCTGCGGTCATGGCCTCGATCAGCAGGAAGAAGTACGCCGGGCCGCTGCCGGACACCGCAGTCACAGCGTCCAGTTGTTGCTCCTGCTCCAGCCACAGGGCAGTGCCCACGGCCGACAACAGTTGTTCGGCCTGCTGGCGCTGTGCGTCGGACACTTCAGCGGTGGCGTACAGGCCGCTTACGCCCTGACGCAGCAGTGCCGGCGTGTTGGGCATGCAGCGCACAACCGGGCGAGCGCCCACCCAGCTTTGCAGGCTGGCACAGGTGATGCCGGCGGCGATGGAAACGATCAGCTGGCCATCCTGCAGGTTGGGCTGCAGGGCCTGGCACACGGCTTTCATCACCTGCGGCTTGACCGCCAGCACGATGACATCAGCGCCGTCGATGGCCTGGGCGTTGTGCTCGAACGTTTCGATGCCGTGCTCGGCCTGGATGCGGGTGCGGGTCTCGGCGCCCGGGTCGCTGGCGCGGATCTGCGAGGCGTCCAGGCCCTGGGCACGCAAACCACCGATCAGGCTGGCGGCCATGTTGCCGGCGCCGATAAAGGCAATACGTGTCTTGCTCATGTCAGGTCCTTGTGGGGAAGAGTGAGTAAAGCATGGAGTCAGCTGTGGCCGTAGTCGCGTGCACCAAACAGGGCGGTGCCGATGCGTACCCAGGTCGCACCCTGTGCAATAGCCGCTTCCAGGTCGTGGCTCATGCCCATGGACAGCGTGTCCAGGTCGAGGCCCAGGCTTTCCTGCAGCTGGCGCAAACGGGCAAAGGCAGCCTCCTGGGCGGCGCGGTCGTCGGTGGGCTCGGGGATTGCCATCAGCCCGCGCAAGCGCAGGTTGGGCAGCCCGGCCACAGCCTTGGCCAAGGCCGGCAGGTCAGCGGGAGCGCAGCCAGACTTGCTGTCTTCGCCACTCACGTTCACTTGCAGGCAGAGGTTCAGCGGCGCCAGGCCAGCAGGGCGCTGCTCAGACAAGCGTTGGGCAACTTTCAGGCGGTCCACGGAATGTACCCAGTCGAAATGCTCGGCGATGGCTTTGGTCTTGTTCGACTGAATGGGGCCGATGAAGTGCCAGATCAAGGGCAGGTCGCTTAGCGCCTGCTGCTTTGTCAGCGCTTCTTGTAGGTAGTTTTCCCCGACATCGCGCACGCCAGCGGCGTGGATTTCGCGAATGGCGCTGGCGGGCTTGGTCTTGCTCACGGCCAGTAACTGGACGCTGGCCGGATCGCGCCCGGCAGCCTGGGCAGCGCTGGCGATACGGGCGCAAATAGCGGAAAGGTTGTCTGCTAGGGTGGACATGGACAGATGCCGGCAGCTTTAGGGTCTGCGGCATTCTACCTACTTGAAGGCCTTTGGGGAGTCTCATGGATGTGACCGACCTGTTGGCCCGGGCCTTGGATGCGGGGGCCTCGGACCTGCACCTGGCGGCGGGCCAGATCCCGATGCTGCGCCTGGAGGGCGACTTGCAGCGTATGAACATGCCGGCTCTGGTGCCGGCAGACCTGACCGAGGGCATGGCCCCTTTGCTGGCGGAACACCAACGGCGGCAGTGGGCCCAGGGTGATGAGCTGGACATGGCGCTGGAGATCCCCACGCTTGGCCGCTTTCGGCTGAACCTGTTTCGCCAGCTGAACGGCCCCGGGGTTACCTTTCGGCTGATCCCGGGGCGGATCGCCACGCTGGATGAACTTGACCTGGGGGATGTGTATCAAGCTGTTGCGCAGTGCAGTGATGGCCTGATCCTGATAGGTGGGCCTACTGGCAGTGGCAAGTCCAGCACCTTGGCGGCGTTGCTCGACCAGCTGAACCGTGAGCGGGCGCTGCACATCATCACCCTCGAAGACCCGGTCGAAGTTATCCACAGCAGCCAGCGCAGCCTGATCAACCAGCGCGAGATTGGCCGCCATAGCGGCGGTTTTGCCCAGGGGCTGCGCAGTGCGCTGCGCCAGGACCCGGATGTGATCATGATTGGTGAGTTACGGGACCTGGAAACCGTTCGCCTTGCCCTGCGCGCGGCCGAAACTGGGCACCTGGTGCTGGCGACCGTGCATGCGCGTTCGGCCGCCAGCAGCATTGACCGGTTGGTGGAGGTGTTTGCTGCCGAAGAAAAACCGTTGGTGCGGGCGATGTTGGCCGAGTCGTTGCGCCTTGTGGTGGCGCAGGTGCTGGTCAGGCGTGTGGGTGGTGGCAGGGTGGCTGCGCGGGAAGTGCTGGTGGCGACGCCTGCTGTGCGTAACCTGGTGCGCGAGGGGCGGATGGCGCAGTTGTGTTCGGTGATGCAGAGCGGAGCGGCTGAGGGGATGCGGACGATGGAGGGGGCTATGCGCGGGTTGAGAGAGCGGCGGCTGATCAATGATCTGTAGTGCTTGTCCTGGCCTCTTCGCGGGCACGCCCGCTCCCACAGGGATAACACAGACTTCGAGGCTGTGGTGCACCTGTGGGAGCGGGCGTGCCCGCGAAGAGGCCAGACCTGTTAGCGCTTGGCCAGGCTCAGCTGCTGCTCTTTCGGCAGCACACGCTTGGCCACTACGTAATGCTTCTGCCAGTAAGGCTTGCTCAGGTTGTCGATGCTCACCCGCTTGCCGCGGCGCGGTGCGTGGATGAAGCGGTCGTTGCCCAGGTAGATGGCGACATGGTTTACCCGGCGGCTCTTGATGTTGAAGAAGATCAGGTCGCCAGGCTTGAGGTCACCCTTGGCCACCTTGACGCCGTGGCCCTGGGCCATGGCATTGGAGGTGCGCGGCAGGTCGACGTCTGCGACATCATTGAATGCGTATTTCACCAGCCCGCTGCAGTCGAAGCCTTTTTTCGGGCTGCTGCCACCCCAAACATAAGGGGTACCGAGCACATTCACCGCACGGCTGAGCACATCGCTGCTCTGCTTCGGCGACATGGCCGCCACTGGCAAGCCGCGGTTGCTGGCGGCATTGCCTGGGCGCGCGCGCAGGGCGGCCTGCTTGACCGGCGCGTGTTTCACCCCGGCATTGGTGGTATAGCCGGTGAAACCATTGGGAAGACGTTGCTCACGATTGGTGGCGTGGGCGGCCAGGGGCAATAATAGACAGAGGGTCAGCCATGTCTTGAGTAAAGGCGGCATAGATGAAGCTCTTATGAATAGTTATGTGTTGGGCGCGCAACTTTATAACAGCTTTTTGATCAAAATTTGATCCGTTGGTCGATTGCCCAACTGCCGTACGTCGGCCTGAGACAAGAAAGTCACATTTTTCTTTAGAAAATTTTCGGATAACCCACGAGGGCTATGCATGAACAGTTATCAACAGGGGGCGCCCTATCACGACACTCACAGTAAGGTCATCGGCTACCTGCTGTGGATTTTCGGCTTCACCGGGTCGCATCGCTTTTACTACGGCAAGCCCGTCACTGGCACCATCTGGTTCTTCACCTTGGGCCTGTTGGGCATCGGCTGGTTGATCGACCTGTTCCTGATCCCGGCCATGGACCGTGAAGCGGACCTGCGGTTCCAGTCCGGGCGTGTCGATTACAACATCGCCTGGATCCTCCTGACCTTCCTTGGGGTGTTTGGCCTGCACCGGCTGTATCAGGGCAAGTGGGTGACCGCGATCATCTACTTCTTTACCGGCGGGTTGTTCCTGGTGGGGGTGCTGTATGACTTCTGGACGCTGAACAGCCAGGTTTCGCAAGTCAACGCCAGTCGACGTTAACGGTGAGGGGGCGCAAAGCGCCCCCTCATACCGGTTACTGACGGGTCTGGCGCTGTTGCAGCAACAGGTTGTTGAAACCTGCCCCGGCCAGTTGCTTCTGCGCGCCGGTCAGCTGTTCACGGTTGCTGAACGGGCCGACCAGTACGCGGTACCAGGTCTCGTCCTTGACCGTACCCGACTCCACCTTCACCGACTGGCCCAGCAGGATGATCTGCGCGCGGACCTTGTCGGCATCGGCCTGCTTGCGGAACGAGCCGGCCTGCAGGAAGTACTGGGTGGTCGCTGCCGGTTTGATCACGGGTGGTGGCGGTGGCGGGGTCTGGCCCAGCAACGCCGCCTGGGCCCGTGCAGTGTCGATCTTCGCAGCTTCTGCCGGCGTCACCGGGGTCACCGGCTGAGCCGGTACCGGCGGCGTCTTCTCGGGCACGGCCTCCGGCGGCACGATCACTTCGGACTCCGGCAGCAGGGTGTAGAAGTCGTACTTCGGTTTGACCGGCTGCTGTGGGGTGGCCTGCGCAGGCTTGCCGGCTTCGGCCGCTTTCTCCACCTTCTGCTGCTCGGGCTTGGCGCGCTTGATGTCTTCGCCCCCCGGCTCGAGCTTCATCAGGAACACGATGAACGCGCCGACGGTAAGGCCGACGGCCATCCATACCCAACCAGGGATCGGCTGCTTGGCTGGTGCCGACTGGCGGCTGGCGCCGCGTTTGGGGGCGGGTTTTTTCTTGGCAGCCAACTTACATGCGCTCCAGGGTTTCCAGGCCGAGCAGTTCCAGACCTTGTTTGAGGGTGCGGCCGGTCAGGGCGGCCAGGCGCAGGCGGCTCTGCTGCTGCTCAGGGGTTTCGGCGGCAAGGATCGGGCAGTTCTCGTAGAAGCTGGAGAACAGGCCGGCCAGGTCGTACAGGTAGCTGCACAGCACATGCGGCGTGCCTTTCTCGGCGACGCTATTGAGGGTTTCGCCAAACTGCGCCAGGCGTGCAGCCAGGTCCTGCTCGTGGGCGGCCTGCAGCACGATCTTGCCGTCGACTTCGTCAAAGCCCTTGCCCAGCTTGCGGAACACGCCGGCAACGCGGGTGTAGGCGTACAGCAGGTAAGGGGCAGTGTTGCCTTCGAAGTTGAGCATCAGCTCGAAGTTGAAGCTGTAGTCGCTGGTGCGGTGCTTGGACAGGTCGGCGTATTTCACCGCGCCAATGCCAACCACTTCGCCGATGTGGCGCAGGTCTTCGTCGGCCAGGCTCGGGTTCTTTTCCTTGACCAGCGCATAGGCGCGCTCCTTGGCCTCGGTGAGCAGGTCGATCAGTTTGACGGTGCCGCCATCGCGGGTCTTGAACGGGCGGCCGTCGGCGCCGTTCATGGTGCCGAAGCCCATGTGTTCCATCTGCATCGGGTGGCCGACAAAGCCTGCGCGGCGCGCTACTTCGAACACCTGATTGAAGTGCAGGGCCTGGCGCTGGTCCACAAAGTACAGCGCGCGATCAGCGTTGAGCACGTTGCTGCGGTAGCGCACGGCGGCCAGGTCGGTGGTGGCGTACAGGTAGCCGCCGTCGGCTTTCTGCACGATCACCGGCAGTGGTTCGCCTTCGCTGTTCTTGAATTCTTCTAGGAACACGCACTGGGCGCCCTGGTCTTCGACCAGCAGGCCCTTGGCCTTGAGGTCGGCCACCACGTTGGCCAGGTCGTCGTTGTAGGCGCTTTCGCCCATCACGTCGGCCATGGTCAGCTTGACGTTGAGCAGCTCGTAGGTCTTCTGGCAGTGCGACAACGAGATGTCCTTGAAGCGTGTCCACAGGGCCAGGCACTCGGGGTCGCCGGCCTGCAGCTTGACCACCAGGCCACGGGCGCGCGTGGCGAACTCTTCCGATTCGTCGAAGCGCTTCTTCGCCGCCCGATAGAAGTTTTCCAGGTCCGACAGCTCGTCGCTGGTGATCGGATTTTCCTGCAGGTAGGCCATCAGCATGCCGAACTGGGTACCCCAGTCGCCGACGTGGTTCTGGCGAATGACGTTGTCACCCAGGAATTCCAGCACGCGTGCGACGCTGTCACCGATGATGGTCGAGCGCAGGTGGCCGACGTGCATCTCTTTGGCCAGGTTCGGCGCCGACATGTCGATGACGACCTTTTCGCTCGGGCCGGCCTTGCGCACACCTAGATGTTCGTCGGCCAGGGCGGCGTCCAGGCGGTTGGCCAGGGCGTCGGTGTTCTGGAAGAAGTTGAGGAAGCCGGGGCCTGCGATTTCCACCTTGCTGATGTCGGCGCTGGTCGGCAGGGCCTGGATCAGTTTTTCGGCCAGGTCGCGTGGCTTCATGCCGGCCGGCTTGGCCAGCATCATGGCGATGTTGCTGGCGAAGTCGCCGTGGGTCTTGTCCCGGGCGTTTTCCACCTGGATCGCCGGCGACAGCCCTTCAGGCAGCACACCTTCGGTGACGAGTTGGGTGAGGGCTTGCTGGATCAGCTGGCGAATGGTGTCTTTCATGGGGATCTCTTTTCGACCGCAAGCGCGGTGAGCGCCTGGATGCGCAGGTGGAAAAACTGGGCATTATCCGTTGCCGGAAGCGGGTTGCCAACCTTTGGGGCTGCAAAGCAGCGTCAGGCGTCAATACAGGTCGACCGGGTCGACGTCCAGCGACCAACGTACCTGTCGCCCGCTTGGCATCTGCTCCAACACTAGCAACCAGGCGCTGATCAGTCGATGCAAAGGCGCCCGGGTATTGGCCTGTATCAACAGTTGTGCGCGAAAGCGCCCGGCGCGGCGCTCCATGGGCGCCGGTACCGGGCCCAGCAGTTCGATGCCTGGCAGGTGCTGCTCGGCGACCAGGCGCTCGGCGGCGGCGCAGGCTTCGTCAAGGAAACCTTCGGCTTGCCCAGGCTTGTGAGCTTCGGCCCGTAGCAGGGCCAGGTGGGAGTAAGGCGGCAGCCCGGCGGCGCGGCGCTCGTCCAGGGCCTGTGCGGCAAAGGCGAAGTAGCCCTGCTCGGTAAGCTGCACCAGCAGCGGGTGGTCGGCCAGGTGGGTCTGGATGATGACCTTGCCTGGCTCTTCTGCTCGCCCGGCCCGCCCGGCCACCTGTACGATCAACTGCGCCATGCGCTCGCTGGCGCGAAAATCACCCGAGAACAGCCCGCCATCGGCATCGAGAATGGCCACCAGGGTGACCCGAGGGAAATGGTGGCCCTTGGCGAGCATCTGGGTGCCGACCAGGATGCTCGGCTGGCCCTTCTGGATGGTGCTGAACAGGTTGTGCATGGCGTCCTTGCGCGCCGTGCTGTCGCGGTCCACCCGCAGGATCGGGTAGTCCGGGAACAGCACCTTCAGGCGTTCTTCGGCACGCTCGGTACCTGCGCCAACCGGGCGCAGGTCAACGTGGTTGCACGTCGGGCACTGGTGCGGCAGGCGTTCTTCGTAGCCGCAGTGGTGGCAGCGCAGCACGCCAGAGCGTTGGTGCACGGTCATGCGGGCATCACAGCGCGGGCACTCGGACAGCCAGCCACAGTCGTGGCACAGCAAGGTCGGGGCAAAGCCGCGGCGGTTGAGGAATACCAGCACCTGCTGGCCGGCTTCCAAAGTCTGGCGGATGGCCTGTTGCAACGGGCCGCTGATGCCGCTGTCTAGTGGCAGGCTCTTTACATCCAGGCGCAGCATGCGCGGCGGCCGGGCTCCGCCAGCGCGCTGGTTCATGCGCAGCAGGCGGTAGCGGCCGGTCAGGGCATTGTGCAGGGTTTCCAGCGATGGTGTGGCAGAGCCGAGCAGGATCGGGATGTTCTCCTGGTGGGCGCGAACCATTGCCAGGTCACGGGCGTGGTAGCGCAGCCCTTCCTGCTGTTTATAGGAGCCGTCGTGCTCCTCGTCGATGATGATCAGGCCGGGGTTTTTCATCGGTGTGAACAATGCCGAGCGGGTGCCGATGATGATGTCGGCCTCGCCGTCCCGGGCGGCCAGCCAGGCATCCAGGCGCTCGCGGTCGTTCACCGCCGAATGCAGCAGGGCGATGCGGGCGTTGAAGCGTTGTTCGAAGCGCGCCAGGGTCTGTGGGCCGAGGTTGATCTCCGGGATCAGCACCAGTGCCTGCTTGCCGGCTTCCAGGGTTTCACGAATCA
This window harbors:
- the argS gene encoding arginine--tRNA ligase — translated: MKDTIRQLIQQALTQLVTEGVLPEGLSPAIQVENARDKTHGDFASNIAMMLAKPAGMKPRDLAEKLIQALPTSADISKVEIAGPGFLNFFQNTDALANRLDAALADEHLGVRKAGPSEKVVIDMSAPNLAKEMHVGHLRSTIIGDSVARVLEFLGDNVIRQNHVGDWGTQFGMLMAYLQENPITSDELSDLENFYRAAKKRFDESEEFATRARGLVVKLQAGDPECLALWTRFKDISLSHCQKTYELLNVKLTMADVMGESAYNDDLANVVADLKAKGLLVEDQGAQCVFLEEFKNSEGEPLPVIVQKADGGYLYATTDLAAVRYRSNVLNADRALYFVDQRQALHFNQVFEVARRAGFVGHPMQMEHMGFGTMNGADGRPFKTRDGGTVKLIDLLTEAKERAYALVKEKNPSLADEDLRHIGEVVGIGAVKYADLSKHRTSDYSFNFELMLNFEGNTAPYLLYAYTRVAGVFRKLGKGFDEVDGKIVLQAAHEQDLAARLAQFGETLNSVAEKGTPHVLCSYLYDLAGLFSSFYENCPILAAETPEQQQSRLRLAALTGRTLKQGLELLGLETLERM
- a CDS encoding primosomal protein N', with product MPDVILRLALPSPLRRLFDYKAPASMARQALTPGMRIRVPFGRREMIGVLVEVCAQSEVPADKLKPASALLDPVSPIPPSLFKLCLWTAQYYQHSLGDTLSWALPTLLRQGEPAEMRQERFWHIAPGARLEDPRIARAPRQRDALKTLAQHPHGVAHTLLAKLNLNKDSLDLLLAKELVQIEIRRHLPALRHEHWLAQPELPLNEEQRDAFDAVREGFGSFGAFLLAGVTGSGKTEVYLQLIRETLEAGKQALVLIPEINLGPQTLARFEQRFNARIALLHSAVNDRERLDAWLAARDGEADIIIGTRSALFTPMKNPGLIIIDEEHDGSYKQQEGLRYHARDLAMVRAHQENIPILLGSATPSLETLHNALTGRYRLLRMNQRAGGARPPRMLRLDVKSLPLDSGISGPLQQAIRQTLEAGQQVLVFLNRRGFAPTLLCHDCGWLSECPRCDARMTVHQRSGVLRCHHCGYEERLPHQCPTCNHVDLRPVGAGTERAEERLKVLFPDYPILRVDRDSTARKDAMHNLFSTIQKGQPSILVGTQMLAKGHHFPRVTLVAILDADGGLFSGDFRASERMAQLIVQVAGRAGRAEEPGKVIIQTHLADHPLLVQLTEQGYFAFAAQALDERRAAGLPPYSHLALLRAEAHKPGQAEGFLDEACAAAERLVAEQHLPGIELLGPVPAPMERRAGRFRAQLLIQANTRAPLHRLISAWLLVLEQMPSGRQVRWSLDVDPVDLY
- a CDS encoding PilT/PilU family type 4a pilus ATPase yields the protein MDVTDLLARALDAGASDLHLAAGQIPMLRLEGDLQRMNMPALVPADLTEGMAPLLAEHQRRQWAQGDELDMALEIPTLGRFRLNLFRQLNGPGVTFRLIPGRIATLDELDLGDVYQAVAQCSDGLILIGGPTGSGKSSTLAALLDQLNRERALHIITLEDPVEVIHSSQRSLINQREIGRHSGGFAQGLRSALRQDPDVIMIGELRDLETVRLALRAAETGHLVLATVHARSAASSIDRLVEVFAAEEKPLVRAMLAESLRLVVAQVLVRRVGGGRVAAREVLVATPAVRNLVREGRMAQLCSVMQSGAAEGMRTMEGAMRGLRERRLINDL
- a CDS encoding SPOR domain-containing protein, encoding MAAKKKPAPKRGASRQSAPAKQPIPGWVWMAVGLTVGAFIVFLMKLEPGGEDIKRAKPEQQKVEKAAEAGKPAQATPQQPVKPKYDFYTLLPESEVIVPPEAVPEKTPPVPAQPVTPVTPAEAAKIDTARAQAALLGQTPPPPPPVIKPAATTQYFLQAGSFRKQADADKVRAQIILLGQSVKVESGTVKDETWYRVLVGPFSNREQLTGAQKQLAGAGFNNLLLQQRQTRQ
- a CDS encoding C40 family peptidase, which produces MPPLLKTWLTLCLLLPLAAHATNREQRLPNGFTGYTTNAGVKHAPVKQAALRARPGNAASNRGLPVAAMSPKQSSDVLSRAVNVLGTPYVWGGSSPKKGFDCSGLVKYAFNDVADVDLPRTSNAMAQGHGVKVAKGDLKPGDLIFFNIKSRRVNHVAIYLGNDRFIHAPRRGKRVSIDNLSKPYWQKHYVVAKRVLPKEQQLSLAKR
- a CDS encoding TM2 domain-containing protein, giving the protein MNSYQQGAPYHDTHSKVIGYLLWIFGFTGSHRFYYGKPVTGTIWFFTLGLLGIGWLIDLFLIPAMDREADLRFQSGRVDYNIAWILLTFLGVFGLHRLYQGKWVTAIIYFFTGGLFLVGVLYDFWTLNSQVSQVNASRR